The Roseomonas haemaphysalidis genome segment CTGCGCGCCGGCCACGCCGTGCTGGCCGCAGGCGGCAGCGCGCTGGATGCCGTGACGGCGGCGGTGATGTCGCTGGAAGACAACCCGCTGTTCAACGCCGGGCGCGGCGCCGTCTTCACCCGCGCCGGCGTGCAGGAGATGGACGCGGCGGTGATGCGCGGCGAGGACCGCGCAGCCGGCGCCGTCGCCGGCATCATGGGCCCGCGCAACCCCGTGCAGGCGGCGCGCGCGGTGATGGAACGCTCCGAGCACGTGCTGCTGATGGGGGCGGGCGCCATGGCCTTCCTGCGCGAGCAGAACCTCGCCATGGCGGAAGCCAGCTACTTCCACACCGACAGCCGCTGGCAGGCGCTGCAGAACGAGCTGGAGCGCCAGGCCTCCGCCGCGCCCGACACGCGCGACGATGCCGCCAAGCACGGCACCGTCGGCGCCGTGGCGCGCGACCAGCGCGGCAACGTCGCCGCCGCCACCTCCACCGGCGGCATGACCGCCAAGCTGCCGGGGCGCATCGGCGACAGCCCGGTCTTCGGCGCCGGCACCTGGGCGGACAACGAGACCTGCGCCGTTTCGGCCACCGGCCATGGCGAGTACTTCATCCGCTGGGCCGCGGCGCACGACATCGCCGCCCGCATGCGCTACCGCGGCGACACGCTGGCGGTGGCTGCGGAAAGCGTGGTGGAGGAGCTGGGGCGCATCGGCGGCTCCGGCGGGCTGATCGCTATCGACGCGGCGGGGCGCGTGTCGCTGCCGTTCAACAGTGCGGGGATGTACCGGGGGCAGATCGGCGCGGATGGGGTGGCGTGGACGGGGATCTATCGGGAGGCGATGCGCTCGTGACTCGAGAGGGGCTCTGCCCCTCTCAAACTCTCCCCGCCAGGGGATTGAATCCCCTGGACCCCCGATTGTGCTCGGCATTGCCCCTGGCAGGCGAAGCGTCAACAGATGGGGGTGCAGGGGATCCGATCCCCTGCCAGGGGAGCTTGAGGGGACAGCGTCCCCTCAACAGCGCCACGCCTTCAGGCCAGGTGGCACGCCGCCTCCCGCCCCTCTGCCACCGGCCGCAGCAGCGGCCGTTCCACCATGCAGCGGTCGAAGGCGAGCGGGCAGCGGGCGTGGAAGGGGCAGCCCGGCGGTGGGCGCAGCGGCGAGGGCAGCTCGCCCGCGATGGGCTGGAAGCTCACCGCATCCGCGTCCAGCACCAGTTTCGGCACGCTATCCAGCAGGGCGCGGGTATAGGGGTGGCGCGGGT includes the following:
- a CDS encoding isoaspartyl peptidase/L-asparaginase family protein, whose product is MSQTFALAIHGGAGAIRRDLMTPDAEVQYHEGLRHSLRAGHAVLAAGGSALDAVTAAVMSLEDNPLFNAGRGAVFTRAGVQEMDAAVMRGEDRAAGAVAGIMGPRNPVQAARAVMERSEHVLLMGAGAMAFLREQNLAMAEASYFHTDSRWQALQNELERQASAAPDTRDDAAKHGTVGAVARDQRGNVAAATSTGGMTAKLPGRIGDSPVFGAGTWADNETCAVSATGHGEYFIRWAAAHDIAARMRYRGDTLAVAAESVVEELGRIGGSGGLIAIDAAGRVSLPFNSAGMYRGQIGADGVAWTGIYREAMRS